The Exiguobacterium acetylicum genome includes a window with the following:
- a CDS encoding phytoene/squalene synthase family protein gives MNSVTIQNAYIKCEEVIQSGSKTFYKAFSLLPKADRQAVYAIYTFCRFLDDTVDESETPKESLMAFLDEFKRFRDGEVLDKPLWIALADVFERYEMDETPFLELAEGMRWDIEKNRYQTLEETEQYSYYVASTVGLMLLPILAPQQPDLRKSAIDLGIAMQLTNILRDVGEDAKRGRIYLPHSWMETYGVTSESLLAGHPSGDFIGLWEEVALRAEHLYDAAIPSFERYPRESRRALKAAAFLYRGILDAARDNHYDVFTKRAYVSRWQKMKLLATI, from the coding sequence ATGAATTCAGTGACGATCCAGAACGCGTATATCAAATGTGAGGAAGTCATTCAGTCCGGATCTAAGACGTTCTATAAAGCCTTTTCACTCTTACCAAAAGCAGATCGACAAGCGGTTTATGCCATCTATACATTTTGCCGATTCCTCGACGATACCGTCGATGAATCGGAGACACCAAAAGAAAGCTTGATGGCTTTCTTAGATGAATTCAAACGTTTCCGTGATGGAGAAGTACTCGATAAGCCATTGTGGATCGCGTTAGCAGATGTGTTTGAACGCTATGAAATGGATGAGACGCCGTTCCTCGAACTTGCGGAAGGCATGCGTTGGGATATCGAGAAGAATCGCTATCAGACGCTCGAAGAGACGGAGCAATACAGCTATTACGTAGCGAGTACCGTCGGTTTGATGTTATTACCGATTCTTGCGCCGCAACAACCAGATCTTCGAAAATCTGCGATTGATCTTGGAATTGCGATGCAACTGACGAATATTTTACGTGATGTCGGTGAAGATGCCAAACGTGGTCGTATCTACTTACCACATTCTTGGATGGAAACGTACGGTGTCACATCGGAATCGTTACTCGCGGGTCATCCTTCGGGAGACTTCATTGGACTCTGGGAAGAGGTCGCACTTCGAGCGGAGCATCTGTACGATGCTGCGATTCCATCGTTTGAACGATATCCACGTGAGAGCCGGCGTGCTTTAAAAGCTGCTGCATTCCTATATCGCGGCATTCTTGATGCAGCGCGGGACAATCACTATGATGTCTTTACGAAACGTGCTTATGTCAGCCGTTGGCAAAAAATGAAGTTACTCGCAACGATTTAA
- a CDS encoding phytoene desaturase family protein, producing MKHIAVIGAGLGGLSAAISLAAKGFRVTVIERNTHIGGKMMPIVTEGHRFDFGPNTITMPEVFQSVILESGADPDEYFTFTKLERHTVNHFSDGRTLTFSSGREAMRTEVDRFTNGQLAKNDITGYQEEVSKLHTIAKRQFFTNIDSFVRPSLWRDMLKVHPFQSLHSLHKHYFRDKGLIQALDRYATYIGSSPYQTPATFSLIAHLELNDGVYFTNGGNTAIAEGFARRAKELGVVFRLGDEVTQIEVVDGQATEIELNHLEYLPVDFVVMNGDLLTQYPRLISETVRPDFKNPTPAQVEPSISAYVRCIGLSRRIEGLAHHNVFFSSDYEAEFKALFDEKRYAEEPTIYISNSSVTAPEMGQAGDNLFVLVNAPATDTGNAIDFDTYDQLINQRLQSFGIDISSDVVFEQRVTPQDIEQTFFAYHGSLYGLSSNGIRSSFLRPSNRSKNVHNLFFAGGSTHPGGGSPMVTLSGKLASERIVSAVAATL from the coding sequence ATGAAACATATCGCTGTCATCGGAGCCGGTCTCGGTGGGCTCAGTGCTGCCATTTCATTAGCAGCAAAAGGGTTCCGCGTTACGGTCATCGAGCGCAATACACATATTGGTGGCAAGATGATGCCAATCGTTACGGAAGGACACCGGTTCGATTTTGGTCCGAACACGATTACAATGCCGGAAGTCTTTCAGTCGGTCATCCTCGAATCTGGCGCGGATCCCGATGAATACTTTACGTTTACGAAACTCGAGCGCCATACGGTCAATCACTTTTCAGACGGACGCACCTTAACTTTTTCGTCTGGACGCGAAGCGATGCGAACGGAAGTAGATCGCTTTACAAACGGTCAGTTGGCGAAAAACGATATTACAGGTTATCAAGAGGAAGTGTCAAAGTTGCATACGATCGCGAAACGACAATTCTTTACGAATATCGATTCGTTTGTCCGCCCTTCTCTTTGGCGAGACATGTTGAAAGTGCATCCATTTCAGAGTCTCCATAGCCTTCATAAACATTATTTTAGGGACAAAGGGTTGATTCAAGCCCTTGATCGTTACGCTACGTATATCGGTAGTAGTCCATATCAAACGCCAGCTACTTTCAGTTTAATCGCTCATTTAGAGCTGAACGATGGTGTTTATTTCACGAACGGCGGCAATACAGCAATCGCAGAAGGGTTCGCCCGACGTGCAAAAGAACTCGGCGTCGTCTTCCGACTCGGAGATGAGGTGACGCAGATCGAAGTCGTCGATGGACAAGCAACGGAAATTGAATTGAATCATTTAGAGTATCTACCTGTTGATTTTGTCGTCATGAATGGTGATTTGTTGACACAATATCCGCGTCTCATCTCAGAAACCGTACGACCGGACTTTAAAAACCCAACACCTGCACAAGTCGAACCTTCGATTTCTGCTTACGTCCGCTGTATTGGTCTTTCGCGGCGTATCGAAGGACTCGCCCATCATAACGTCTTCTTCTCTTCTGATTATGAAGCAGAGTTCAAGGCACTATTTGATGAAAAACGTTACGCGGAGGAACCGACGATCTATATTTCAAATTCTTCTGTTACAGCACCGGAAATGGGACAAGCGGGTGACAATTTATTCGTACTCGTCAATGCGCCGGCAACGGATACTGGAAATGCGATTGATTTTGATACGTATGACCAACTCATCAATCAACGACTCCAGTCATTTGGAATTGATATTTCGTCTGATGTCGTCTTCGAACAACGTGTCACACCACAGGATATCGAACAAACCTTCTTTGCTTATCACGGTTCTTTATATGGCTTGTCTTCCAATGGCATACGCTCGTCTTTCCTCCGTCCTAGCAACCGTTCAAAGAATGTACACAATTTGTTTTTTGCCGGTGGATCGACGCATCCTGGTGGCGGTAGCCCAATGGTGACGCTTTCAGGAAAACTAGCAAGTGAACGAATTGTATCTGCTGTCGCTGCTACCCTGTGA
- a CDS encoding glycosyltransferase: MSWFFLFFALAVCLYTWVNLAFLPRLADPVQPDSLAICIPLRNEERNVQKLLNALEPALTQGMHVYLYEDRSTDRTRELLIERIGQDDRFTMIDGLPLPEDWAGKVHACHQLAQRTTEDHLLFLDADVTLKPDAIRRLYGTLRAERAVFLSGFPSFPVPTFLGKCLIPMQHVLIAQHLPIPFRKVKHPAFAAANGMVVLVERQAYEQVGGHESIQSALVDDLELCRTFKRHGLTTTLVEVAPAVSCDMYATNEEVWQGFLKNVFRGMNDSYVVGLYFLLFYLVQASVLPYLILQPSWQMGGALILLYLARFRIDLAARIRHVWWLHPLATLLYVVLLASAMIRSFRKREITWKGRTYS; encoded by the coding sequence ATGAGTTGGTTCTTTCTTTTCTTCGCTCTAGCTGTCTGTCTCTATACATGGGTCAATTTAGCTTTCTTACCACGATTGGCGGACCCTGTTCAACCAGATAGTCTAGCAATCTGCATCCCCTTACGTAACGAAGAGCGCAATGTACAAAAATTATTAAACGCACTAGAACCCGCACTGACACAAGGAATGCACGTCTACTTATATGAAGACCGATCGACCGATCGAACACGTGAGTTACTGATAGAACGAATTGGTCAAGACGACCGTTTTACGATGATTGACGGTCTTCCTTTACCGGAAGACTGGGCCGGAAAGGTTCATGCGTGCCATCAGCTTGCGCAACGAACGACGGAAGATCATCTGTTATTTCTTGATGCGGACGTTACTTTAAAACCTGATGCGATTCGTCGATTGTACGGAACATTACGAGCAGAACGAGCTGTGTTTCTTTCCGGTTTCCCATCATTTCCTGTACCGACGTTTCTCGGGAAATGTCTGATTCCGATGCAACATGTTCTCATTGCACAGCATCTCCCGATTCCTTTTCGCAAGGTGAAACATCCAGCGTTTGCTGCTGCTAACGGAATGGTCGTCCTCGTCGAGCGACAGGCGTATGAACAAGTCGGTGGACATGAAAGTATTCAATCCGCTCTCGTTGACGACTTGGAACTTTGTCGTACGTTTAAACGACACGGATTGACGACGACGCTCGTTGAAGTGGCTCCAGCAGTCTCTTGTGATATGTACGCAACGAACGAAGAAGTCTGGCAAGGTTTTTTAAAGAATGTCTTTCGTGGAATGAACGATTCTTACGTCGTCGGATTATACTTTCTACTTTTTTACCTAGTTCAAGCAAGTGTTCTACCTTATCTGATCCTTCAACCTTCCTGGCAGATGGGTGGCGCACTGATCCTTCTTTACTTAGCTCGATTCCGGATTGATCTTGCTGCGCGGATTCGACATGTTTGGTGGCTCCATCCGCTGGCGACACTCCTGTATGTCGTCTTGTTAGCAAGTGCGATGATTCGAAGCTTCAGGAAACGGGAAATCACTTGGAAGGGTAGGACCTATTCATAA
- a CDS encoding lysophospholipid acyltransferase family protein: MKEANKSKLAESVFHTYVNHALIRRHFHRVLYRADDLPLPGLMLATHASWWDGMILFHLDQTCFRQDPYVMIDKAGLARFPFFSRLGAFSVDRTSFADIKTSLHYAKEQLLNGSSVWMFPQGEERHQEERPLRLASGATHLTRHTDHVSLVAFYYSYGHEQQPDVYIRTRRFYPVPNERSSDQAKRLTAELTALYDDIRSDAIAERTDLYRCVTTRREPLPARTERWLRALRS, translated from the coding sequence TTGAAAGAAGCAAACAAAAGCAAATTAGCTGAGTCCGTATTTCATACGTATGTGAATCACGCCTTGATCCGTCGTCACTTTCATCGTGTTTTGTATCGTGCAGACGATTTGCCGCTTCCAGGACTTATGCTTGCCACCCATGCTTCTTGGTGGGATGGCATGATTTTATTCCATTTGGATCAGACCTGTTTCCGCCAGGATCCATACGTCATGATTGATAAGGCGGGACTTGCTCGCTTTCCATTCTTCTCACGCTTAGGAGCATTCTCTGTTGATCGGACATCATTCGCTGATATTAAGACAAGTCTCCATTATGCAAAGGAACAACTACTAAATGGTAGTAGCGTCTGGATGTTTCCTCAAGGTGAGGAGCGCCATCAAGAGGAACGTCCACTTCGCTTAGCGAGTGGCGCGACACATTTAACGCGTCATACAGATCACGTGTCTCTTGTCGCCTTTTATTATTCCTATGGACATGAACAGCAACCGGATGTCTATATCCGGACGCGACGCTTTTACCCTGTGCCTAACGAACGCTCGAGTGATCAGGCAAAACGTCTGACAGCTGAGCTAACTGCCCTTTACGACGACATTCGATCGGATGCAATCGCAGAACGCACTGATCTATATCGTTGTGTTACGACACGAAGGGAGCCACTCCCCGCTCGAACGGAGCGCTGGTTACGGGCACTCCGCTCATGA
- a CDS encoding carotenoid biosynthesis protein: MEQFHKRLWIFFSIWFTIGLILVGFSLLPPWLEWANAVFLFASGLYAALYFWHVLPKGRLVIPFIFFGSIIIESIGVHTGWPFGTYRYESDFGVQLLGVPITIGAAWLSVMGASLAFSRLFSFRYSTLILVPLFAVWLDLAIDPVAANVKSYWLWQDGGWYYDIPTQNFFGWYGTALVFSIFIHRYQVRATDAALEQNNQYLFLMLHTLFGVTAGVAGLYGVTLISLSAFIIYFIVKRGVIVERSKQKQIS, from the coding sequence ATGGAACAGTTTCATAAACGTCTTTGGATTTTTTTCTCGATCTGGTTCACCATCGGTTTGATCCTAGTCGGTTTTTCTTTACTGCCCCCTTGGCTCGAATGGGCAAATGCCGTCTTTCTATTTGCTTCCGGCTTATACGCAGCACTCTACTTTTGGCACGTCTTACCAAAAGGACGTCTCGTCATCCCATTCATCTTCTTTGGTTCGATCATCATCGAATCGATTGGTGTTCATACCGGTTGGCCGTTCGGAACGTATCGTTATGAGTCTGATTTTGGGGTTCAATTACTCGGTGTACCGATTACGATCGGCGCAGCATGGCTTTCTGTCATGGGGGCGAGTCTCGCCTTCTCTCGACTGTTCTCGTTTCGTTATAGTACGCTGATTCTCGTACCGTTATTTGCCGTCTGGCTCGATTTAGCGATCGACCCCGTCGCTGCCAATGTCAAGTCGTATTGGCTCTGGCAAGACGGTGGCTGGTATTACGATATTCCGACTCAAAACTTCTTCGGGTGGTACGGAACAGCGCTCGTTTTTTCAATTTTCATCCATCGTTATCAAGTAAGAGCGACGGACGCCGCACTCGAGCAAAACAACCAATATCTTTTCTTGATGTTACACACTTTATTTGGTGTAACGGCAGGGGTTGCCGGTCTCTATGGCGTCACTTTGATCAGCTTAAGTGCATTCATCATCTATTTCATTGTGAAACGAGGGGTTATCGTTGAAAGAAGCAAACAAAAGCAAATTAGCTGA
- the pssA gene encoding CDP-diacylglycerol--serine O-phosphatidyltransferase has protein sequence MMSSIDEVAGGIILWKDRVRNSIPNLFTFGNLYCGFLAIVMAAKGDFQNATLLIVIAMMLDSLDGRLARMLGVAGDFGKELDSLADIVTFGVAPAMMAYYTYFYEFGEIGLLISALFPLFGAFRLARFNLSATNVASAYFSGVPITAAGGILAVVTLFSGRMNDLMVPLVFTGLAFLMVSRVKIPSFKDIPVPRHTFVITFTLLYVTYVMIARNNEWSTFWFVAVPLYIAFLLFSFIKKKKQKQHSNG, from the coding sequence ATGATGAGTAGTATCGATGAAGTGGCAGGAGGAATCATTTTGTGGAAAGATCGTGTTCGTAATTCAATACCCAATCTATTTACGTTCGGAAATCTGTATTGTGGTTTTTTAGCTATCGTCATGGCAGCAAAAGGTGATTTTCAAAATGCCACCTTACTGATCGTCATTGCGATGATGCTTGATAGTCTTGATGGACGTCTAGCTCGTATGCTTGGTGTGGCAGGCGACTTCGGAAAAGAACTGGACTCATTGGCAGATATCGTAACATTTGGTGTCGCACCAGCCATGATGGCCTATTATACGTATTTTTATGAATTCGGAGAAATTGGTTTACTGATTTCAGCTTTGTTCCCACTGTTCGGTGCCTTTCGTCTTGCCCGGTTTAATTTATCGGCAACGAATGTCGCTTCCGCCTATTTTTCTGGCGTACCGATTACGGCTGCTGGGGGTATTCTTGCCGTCGTCACCTTGTTCAGTGGACGAATGAATGATTTGATGGTACCACTCGTCTTCACAGGTCTTGCTTTCTTGATGGTCAGTCGCGTTAAGATTCCAAGCTTCAAAGACATTCCCGTTCCACGTCATACATTCGTCATTACATTTACGCTACTGTACGTAACGTACGTCATGATTGCCCGTAACAATGAGTGGTCAACGTTTTGGTTCGTTGCTGTTCCGTTGTATATCGCGTTTCTTCTCTTCTCTTTCATTAAAAAGAAGAAACAAAAACAACATTCAAACGGATGA
- a CDS encoding aminoacyl-tRNA deacylase gives MSKTNVERLLKQSKIDFESLTYPVDLEDLSAEAVARKINYPLSTIFKTLVLKMVENKYAFVVISGEEELSLKAAAKALHSKKVALVPMKDLEGLTGYVRGGVSAIGAKKNFPVLLSDRATHESFIILSAGKRGHQVRLSPHDFLAFTQGILFTNG, from the coding sequence ATGAGCAAAACGAACGTCGAGAGGCTTCTGAAGCAGTCTAAGATTGACTTTGAATCTCTCACTTACCCTGTTGATCTCGAAGATTTATCTGCTGAAGCCGTCGCTAGAAAGATTAATTACCCCCTTTCGACCATTTTTAAAACCCTTGTTTTGAAAATGGTCGAAAATAAATATGCCTTCGTCGTCATTTCGGGGGAAGAAGAACTCTCTCTAAAAGCAGCGGCTAAAGCATTGCATTCGAAAAAAGTCGCACTCGTTCCGATGAAAGACTTAGAAGGATTGACTGGTTATGTTCGAGGTGGCGTCTCCGCCATCGGTGCCAAAAAGAACTTTCCGGTCCTCCTATCGGATCGTGCTACCCATGAATCATTCATCATCCTATCCGCCGGCAAGCGTGGACATCAAGTTCGGTTGAGCCCTCATGATTTTTTAGCTTTTACTCAAGGGATTCTCTTTACGAACGGCTGA
- a CDS encoding MATE family efflux transporter produces MKTVKQPSLFHITWPLFIEIALHMSLGIIATLILSYYSDSAAAAVGVSNQILNIFIILFNITSVGATIIIGQYLGAKKTQNARQTARSAFAINLYTGLIVSLTVVLFGRQLLGFFSLEGETLVYGETFIKIVGLFLFLEAISLTLGAILRSHGFTKNAMYVTLLMNFVSAFGNVIAVLGLFGIPVLGVAGVAWSIVIARTIAVLVLFFVVYRKLSLRFTVKDLIHFNREDVKRIMNIGIPSAGEGISYQFSQLIITGFIATIGEAALSARVYVSNITMLCFLFTLAIAQGTQLLVARQVGAQQFEQAYGRAVKTLKIAVFASFISAVALASFGSSILSVFTSSPEIIAIGIPLLWASVILEPGRAMNIVLMGTLKSAGDVRFPVAIGILSMWGIAVVLSYTLGLGFGLGLLGIWIAFSADEWFRGIFAMKRWHGRKWVQYSLVKGETHEQNERREASEAV; encoded by the coding sequence ATGAAAACAGTCAAGCAACCAAGCTTATTCCACATTACGTGGCCACTATTCATTGAAATCGCATTGCATATGAGCCTCGGGATCATTGCAACGTTGATTTTAAGTTATTACTCAGATAGCGCTGCTGCGGCAGTTGGTGTATCCAATCAAATTTTGAACATCTTCATTATTCTATTTAACATCACCTCGGTCGGTGCAACGATCATCATCGGTCAGTACCTCGGTGCTAAAAAAACGCAAAACGCTCGTCAAACGGCTCGTTCTGCTTTTGCGATTAATTTGTACACTGGTCTGATCGTTTCTCTGACCGTCGTGTTGTTCGGAAGACAGCTCCTTGGATTTTTCTCATTAGAAGGAGAGACACTCGTCTATGGCGAAACGTTCATTAAGATTGTTGGTCTCTTTCTCTTCTTAGAAGCAATCTCATTGACACTCGGTGCGATTCTCCGGAGTCATGGATTCACTAAAAATGCTATGTACGTCACGCTACTCATGAATTTTGTTAGTGCTTTTGGTAACGTCATCGCTGTTCTTGGACTTTTCGGCATTCCTGTTCTCGGTGTTGCCGGTGTCGCTTGGTCGATCGTCATTGCTCGGACAATTGCTGTCCTTGTCTTGTTCTTTGTCGTTTACCGCAAACTTTCTTTACGTTTTACAGTAAAAGATTTGATTCATTTCAACCGTGAAGATGTGAAACGGATCATGAACATCGGAATTCCATCTGCAGGTGAAGGGATTTCGTATCAGTTTTCTCAACTCATCATCACTGGCTTCATCGCAACAATCGGTGAAGCGGCATTGTCGGCACGCGTCTACGTATCAAACATCACGATGCTTTGTTTCCTATTTACGCTTGCGATCGCGCAAGGAACACAACTTCTAGTCGCGCGTCAGGTAGGTGCACAACAATTTGAACAAGCATATGGACGTGCTGTGAAGACATTGAAAATCGCAGTCTTCGCCAGCTTCATCTCTGCCGTTGCTCTTGCTTCATTCGGTTCTTCGATTTTATCTGTGTTCACATCGAGTCCTGAAATCATTGCAATCGGTATCCCACTACTCTGGGCAAGTGTCATTCTTGAACCAGGACGTGCAATGAATATCGTACTGATGGGAACTCTTAAATCAGCAGGAGATGTTCGTTTCCCTGTCGCGATCGGTATTTTATCAATGTGGGGAATCGCGGTCGTCCTAAGTTATACGCTTGGTCTCGGTTTTGGTCTTGGTTTACTCGGAATCTGGATTGCCTTCTCTGCTGACGAATGGTTCCGTGGCATTTTCGCCATGAAACGTTGGCACGGACGGAAATGGGTCCAATACTCACTCGTCAAAGGAGAAACACATGAGCAAAACGAACGTCGAGAGGCTTCTGAAGCAGTCTAA
- a CDS encoding enoyl-CoA hydratase/isomerase family protein, producing the protein MKREMTYVVKDQVATLTLARPKQLNALTSNLLEELADALEEANQDEEVRVIVLTGEGRGFCAGQDLKTVLPELDHGEYLQQYYHPVVRALAKSKKPTIAAINGVAAGAGLSLTLACDFRLVHAEAKLSLGFINIGLVPDAGAPYFLPRLIGAAKATELALLGDTISAEEAVSLNLATRSIESEQFVEEVTAFARQLADRPTKVIGYIKQLQAASYENNLEEMLAQEIIYQSRAGKTEDHRHAVESFIEKKRPVFVGR; encoded by the coding sequence ATGAAACGAGAAATGACTTATGTCGTCAAGGATCAGGTTGCAACACTCACCCTTGCTCGACCAAAACAACTGAATGCCTTAACCTCGAACTTATTAGAAGAACTCGCAGACGCCTTAGAAGAAGCGAATCAGGATGAGGAAGTACGTGTCATCGTTCTGACAGGGGAAGGACGAGGCTTTTGTGCAGGGCAAGACTTAAAGACGGTTTTACCTGAACTCGATCACGGTGAATATCTCCAGCAGTACTATCATCCGGTCGTTCGTGCGTTAGCTAAATCGAAAAAACCAACAATTGCTGCCATCAATGGTGTGGCAGCAGGTGCTGGTTTATCCTTGACGCTGGCTTGTGATTTTCGCTTAGTCCATGCGGAAGCGAAATTATCACTCGGTTTCATCAATATTGGTCTTGTCCCAGATGCAGGTGCGCCGTATTTCTTGCCTCGTTTAATCGGAGCCGCCAAAGCAACGGAGCTTGCGTTACTCGGGGATACGATTTCAGCAGAAGAAGCCGTTTCGCTCAATCTTGCGACACGAAGCATCGAATCAGAGCAATTTGTAGAAGAGGTCACAGCTTTTGCTCGTCAACTTGCGGATCGTCCGACGAAGGTGATTGGATATATCAAACAACTTCAAGCCGCGAGCTATGAAAATAACTTAGAAGAGATGCTTGCTCAAGAAATCATCTACCAGTCACGTGCAGGAAAGACAGAAGATCATCGTCATGCAGTGGAATCGTTTATTGAAAAAAAGCGTCCTGTTTTTGTCGGTCGATGA
- a CDS encoding cation:proton antiporter, whose protein sequence is MEIFFYAGLILIGLFTISYLSERFHIPSILAFILIGIVLGLYYDPPEALKLGGEAGIIVLFFLLGLKFSVADLLIQLRSIWKAGIIDIILSFGGTILLTLSFGFSIAESFLIGCVLYATSSSISARLLDREPDKHQDVNRFVLSLLVFEDLMAPILLTTAPFVLGTETFSVAKISIIFIGFVFFFTALIIMTLFIRRRKRLVDSLYRHPDAGIGIIGLILLFSGIGILFGLSEVLGAFIIGILLTELDETRYLRRLVTPFQDLLLPLFFITFGMSFELTDGLPIDLFFFALVIWGVLSKFLVGYFGGKSFGLSNYHAIESGFCLGPRGEFSILFITLASGAFVTLTGIYIFVSAFLGILLFRISTALTDRTHATARKIKKKLK, encoded by the coding sequence ATGGAAATTTTCTTTTACGCCGGTCTCATCCTCATCGGCTTGTTTACGATCAGTTATTTGAGTGAGCGGTTCCATATTCCGAGTATTCTGGCCTTCATCCTCATCGGAATCGTTCTTGGACTATACTATGATCCACCAGAAGCTCTGAAGCTCGGTGGCGAAGCGGGCATCATCGTTTTATTCTTTTTACTCGGTCTAAAATTTTCGGTTGCGGATTTACTCATTCAACTACGTTCGATTTGGAAAGCGGGCATCATTGATATCATACTTTCCTTCGGTGGAACCATTTTATTGACCCTATCATTCGGTTTTTCCATCGCTGAGTCATTTTTGATTGGTTGTGTTTTATATGCAACGAGCTCTTCGATTTCTGCCCGATTGCTCGATCGCGAACCGGACAAACATCAAGACGTGAATCGCTTCGTGCTGTCCCTACTCGTATTTGAAGATTTAATGGCACCCATCCTGCTGACAACTGCACCATTCGTTTTAGGAACTGAAACATTTTCCGTTGCGAAGATCAGCATCATCTTTATCGGATTTGTCTTCTTTTTTACTGCATTAATAATCATGACGTTATTCATCCGAAGACGAAAACGTCTCGTTGATTCACTCTATCGACATCCCGATGCCGGCATCGGGATCATCGGCTTGATCTTGTTGTTTTCAGGAATCGGTATTTTATTTGGACTATCGGAAGTACTCGGTGCTTTCATCATCGGTATTTTGTTGACCGAGCTTGATGAAACCCGTTACCTTAGACGATTAGTTACTCCGTTCCAAGATTTATTGTTACCATTGTTCTTCATCACATTCGGAATGTCGTTCGAGTTGACTGACGGATTACCGATTGATCTATTTTTCTTTGCACTTGTCATTTGGGGTGTCCTCTCCAAATTTCTCGTCGGTTACTTCGGGGGAAAATCATTTGGTCTCTCGAATTATCACGCAATCGAATCTGGCTTTTGCCTTGGTCCACGTGGTGAATTTTCAATTCTTTTCATTACGCTCGCCAGTGGCGCATTCGTGACACTAACCGGAATTTACATTTTTGTTTCCGCTTTTCTCGGAATTCTACTATTTCGTATTTCTACTGCCTTAACGGATCGTACACACGCTACCGCACGAAAAATCAAAAAGAAATTGAAGTAA